One window from the genome of Nitrospira sp. encodes:
- a CDS encoding MCE family protein gives MHYSHRLSSGRLAQIVGTFVLIPVLILAVAGFWMSKTEHLFEPKYRLMASLSKSYGLEPGAPVVVSGIRVGRVKQVDLNERGTVDLTLQLSARYQDMVKGNSELHITKSGVVVGQTQVEIGAGTASSPVLTDGATIRAVEPRDIGDLLNEVEPVLMAVKQTLLRVETITQDLQGGLKAGGKALEQVAVATQDLPAVVASVQRTIASVEQTATALPAMTGSVQRTLAVVDRVTADMQRTTSRLPAILDSAQSTLTSVKRLSDSVEEVSHELLPVVHTAETTLADVSILVRGAKQTFPFNRFAQNAGPAPKPETALSPTAPPSLRGDHVRR, from the coding sequence ATGCACTATTCACATCGGTTATCCAGCGGGCGGTTGGCTCAGATTGTCGGCACATTCGTGCTCATTCCAGTCCTGATTCTGGCGGTGGCCGGTTTCTGGATGTCGAAGACGGAGCATCTCTTCGAGCCGAAGTACCGCTTGATGGCCAGCCTCAGCAAGTCGTACGGTCTCGAGCCGGGCGCACCGGTTGTGGTATCGGGAATTCGGGTCGGGCGGGTGAAGCAGGTAGACCTCAACGAGCGCGGGACGGTCGATCTGACTTTGCAACTGTCGGCGCGCTACCAGGACATGGTGAAGGGCAATTCGGAACTGCATATCACCAAGAGCGGTGTCGTGGTCGGCCAGACCCAGGTCGAGATCGGGGCGGGAACTGCCAGCAGCCCGGTGTTGACCGATGGTGCGACCATTCGCGCGGTCGAGCCGAGAGATATCGGGGACCTGCTCAATGAGGTTGAACCGGTGCTGATGGCTGTGAAGCAGACGCTGCTGCGTGTCGAAACCATTACGCAGGACCTGCAGGGCGGGTTGAAAGCCGGCGGCAAGGCTCTCGAGCAAGTGGCGGTGGCGACGCAGGATTTGCCGGCGGTCGTGGCGTCCGTCCAACGCACCATCGCCTCGGTCGAGCAAACGGCGACGGCGCTTCCCGCCATGACCGGCTCAGTTCAGCGCACGTTGGCGGTGGTGGATCGTGTCACGGCAGACATGCAGCGGACGACCAGTCGCTTGCCGGCTATCTTGGACAGTGCTCAATCCACACTCACCAGTGTGAAGCGCCTCTCCGATTCCGTGGAGGAGGTGAGCCATGAGCTGCTGCCGGTCGTTCACACGGCGGAAACCACGCTGGCAGACGTCTCCATCCTGGTGCGCGGCGCAAAGCAGACCTTTCCCTTTAACCGATTCGCGCAGAACGCCGGGCCGGCGCCGAAGCCGGAGACCGCCTTGTCACCCACGGCCCCCCCGAGTTTGCGCGGAGATCACGTGCGTCGATGA
- a CDS encoding tetratricopeptide repeat protein, whose amino-acid sequence MIRGDLARAEEAYEEARRLAESLDDMKGLIGSLNDLGSVALSRGVGREAIQLHGQAISLAQQVGQTDLLIVGLVSLGAAEYQEGRTEEAGRHYQQALDLLRRAADQSTEAILLNNLGLVRQAAGDAGQAEQLFRQAMALNQAAGHLAAEASNHVNLGILAEERREYEVAEREFERALELDKVAERRAEIAADLLRLGRVAERRGFPDRGLAYSERAYRSHLAQGNQAHAIAALTVALDCAKRLGLVAEVARLEKELNGLASAHSGR is encoded by the coding sequence ATGATCCGGGGGGACTTGGCCCGTGCCGAGGAGGCCTATGAAGAGGCTCGCCGGCTGGCCGAAAGTCTAGACGATATGAAAGGGCTCATCGGTTCCTTGAACGATCTTGGGTCTGTTGCGCTTAGTCGTGGGGTTGGGCGTGAGGCGATCCAGCTTCATGGGCAGGCTATCTCCCTGGCGCAACAGGTCGGACAGACGGACCTCCTGATCGTTGGTCTCGTATCGTTGGGGGCGGCAGAATATCAAGAGGGTCGGACTGAGGAGGCGGGCAGGCATTATCAACAGGCGCTGGATCTCCTTCGGCGGGCAGCGGACCAAAGTACCGAAGCGATTCTCCTGAATAATCTCGGGCTAGTCAGGCAGGCGGCGGGAGATGCCGGACAAGCAGAACAATTGTTCCGGCAGGCGATGGCCCTGAATCAGGCCGCGGGGCACCTCGCTGCCGAGGCCAGCAATCATGTGAACCTGGGGATTCTGGCGGAGGAGCGCCGCGAGTATGAAGTCGCGGAACGGGAATTTGAGCGCGCGCTGGAGTTGGACAAGGTTGCGGAGCGCCGGGCGGAGATTGCCGCCGATCTGTTGCGGCTGGGCCGGGTTGCGGAACGGCGGGGATTTCCCGATCGGGGGCTGGCCTATTCCGAGCGGGCCTACCGTAGTCATCTGGCGCAAGGGAATCAGGCTCACGCGATTGCGGCGCTCACCGTTGCGTTGGACTGTGCGAAGAGGTTGGGGCTGGTTGCGGAGGTTGCCCGGTTGGAGAAGGAGTTGAACGGTCTGGCGAGTGCCCATTCCGGACGATAG
- a CDS encoding GspE/PulE family protein has product MQPKPPLPGLGDATFKSGNAENVKRISAQILAAADVDQILLDLRHEILGCFDAEDLTLFVVDSEKKEIFSKIPHLDTVQEVRTPITEQSLAGFCAKYLRPVNVGDAYSPVELSAIHPSLTHDASYDKNTGFKTKQVLTYPVVAENKYLMGVIQLLNKKSGGRFTRKDEECVAEIAKALGTAFYALRKTSKKPPSKFDYLLTNGKISQQDLDNALAEAKKGTTDIESLLIEKYKVPKAELGKSLANFHKCPYIEYNERTIVDIELLKNLNVDYLKKNHWMPLKRDRAAIEILTDDPGDLDRVQDIKRTFPGLNIRFAVSLRRDITLFLASTTGTPDITNKMNENVSDILGELVNESQLEAQEDASSAGLDENDNAIVRLANQIIADAFRQGTSDIHIEPYGEKRDTLVRFRVDGDCFEYMKIPPSYRRAIVSRLKIMASLDIAERRKPQDGKIKFKIGENKEIELRVATIPTAGYNEDVVMRILAASEPLPVDKMGFSERNLREIKSIAEKPYGIILCVGPTGSGKTTTLHSVLGYINTPDIKIWTAEDPVEITQYGLRQVQVHSKIGFTFAAAMRAFLRADPDVIMVGEMRDKETADTGIEASLTGHLVLSTLHTNSAVETITRLLDMGCDSFSFADAMLGVLAQRLARRICKDCREAYQPSKEEYEELRLGYGPEYWDTLGVTFDANFRLYRGKGCDTCNRTGLKGRVALHELLLGTDQMKKLIQNKAKTDEMLKVGMSEGMTTLVQDGIQKVLQGHTTYKEVKAVAIK; this is encoded by the coding sequence ATGCAGCCCAAGCCCCCGCTGCCCGGTCTAGGCGACGCGACTTTCAAATCCGGCAACGCGGAAAACGTCAAGCGGATCAGCGCGCAAATTCTCGCCGCAGCCGACGTCGACCAAATCCTGCTGGATCTGCGTCATGAGATCCTGGGCTGTTTCGACGCGGAAGATCTGACGCTGTTTGTGGTGGATTCGGAAAAGAAGGAGATCTTCTCTAAAATCCCCCATCTCGATACCGTTCAGGAAGTCCGCACCCCGATCACCGAACAGAGCCTTGCCGGGTTCTGCGCCAAGTACCTTCGCCCGGTCAATGTCGGCGACGCTTACAGCCCGGTCGAACTGAGCGCCATCCATCCCTCGCTCACCCACGATGCCTCCTACGACAAAAACACCGGCTTCAAAACCAAACAGGTGCTCACCTATCCCGTCGTCGCCGAGAACAAATATCTCATGGGCGTCATCCAGCTGCTCAACAAGAAGAGCGGCGGACGGTTCACGCGCAAAGACGAGGAATGTGTCGCCGAGATCGCCAAGGCATTAGGCACGGCCTTTTATGCGCTCAGGAAAACGTCGAAAAAGCCTCCCTCGAAATTCGACTATCTGCTGACCAACGGAAAGATTTCTCAGCAGGATTTGGACAATGCGCTCGCGGAGGCCAAAAAAGGGACCACCGACATCGAGTCGCTGCTCATCGAAAAATATAAAGTACCCAAAGCGGAACTCGGCAAGTCGCTCGCCAATTTCCACAAATGCCCCTACATCGAATACAACGAGCGGACGATCGTCGATATCGAACTGCTCAAGAATCTCAATGTCGACTACCTCAAGAAAAATCATTGGATGCCGCTCAAGCGCGACCGTGCGGCGATTGAAATTCTGACCGACGACCCCGGCGATCTGGATCGCGTCCAGGACATCAAACGCACCTTCCCCGGCCTGAACATCCGCTTTGCCGTCAGTCTCCGTCGCGATATTACCCTCTTCCTTGCCAGCACGACCGGCACTCCGGACATCACCAACAAGATGAACGAGAATGTGTCCGACATTCTCGGCGAGCTGGTGAACGAATCCCAACTTGAGGCTCAGGAAGACGCGTCCAGTGCAGGGCTCGACGAAAACGACAACGCCATCGTGCGTCTGGCCAATCAGATCATCGCCGACGCCTTCCGGCAAGGCACTTCCGATATTCACATCGAACCCTATGGTGAAAAGCGCGATACCCTCGTGCGGTTCCGGGTCGACGGCGATTGCTTCGAGTACATGAAAATTCCACCGAGCTATCGTCGCGCGATCGTCTCCCGGCTCAAGATCATGGCGAGCCTCGACATCGCGGAACGGCGAAAACCGCAGGACGGAAAGATCAAATTCAAGATCGGCGAGAACAAGGAAATCGAGCTGCGCGTCGCCACCATTCCAACCGCCGGCTACAACGAAGACGTGGTCATGCGTATTCTGGCCGCGAGCGAACCGTTGCCGGTGGACAAGATGGGATTCTCGGAACGGAATCTGCGCGAAATCAAAAGTATCGCGGAAAAGCCGTACGGCATCATTCTCTGCGTGGGACCGACTGGATCAGGCAAAACCACCACGCTGCACTCGGTGCTTGGTTACATCAATACGCCGGACATCAAGATCTGGACAGCGGAAGACCCCGTCGAAATCACACAATACGGACTTCGGCAGGTACAGGTGCATTCCAAAATCGGCTTCACCTTTGCCGCCGCCATGCGCGCGTTTCTTCGGGCCGATCCGGATGTCATCATGGTCGGAGAAATGCGGGACAAAGAAACCGCAGACACAGGCATCGAGGCCTCGCTGACCGGTCACTTGGTGCTCAGCACCTTGCACACCAACAGCGCGGTGGAAACCATTACCCGTCTGCTCGACATGGGCTGCGACTCGTTCAGTTTTGCCGACGCCATGCTGGGAGTGCTCGCCCAACGTCTGGCCAGACGAATCTGTAAGGATTGTCGGGAGGCGTATCAGCCGTCAAAAGAAGAGTACGAAGAGCTGCGATTGGGATATGGCCCTGAATACTGGGACACGTTGGGCGTTACATTCGACGCTAATTTCAGGCTCTATCGAGGCAAAGGCTGCGACACCTGCAATCGGACGGGGTTGAAGGGCCGCGTGGCGTTACACGAACTGCTCCTGGGCACAGACCAGATGAAGAAGCTGATTCAAAACAAAGCCAAAACCGATGAGATGCTGAAGGTCGGCATGTCGGAGGGCATGACGACTCTGGTCCAGGATGGGATCCAGAAAGTGCTGCAAGGCCACACGACCTATAAGGAAGTCAAAGCCGTCGCCATCAAGTAA
- a CDS encoding proline--tRNA ligase has protein sequence MRVSETLIPTLREDPGEAETVSHRLMLRAGLIRKVAAGIYTYLPLGLRVLRKIERIVREEMNRAGAQELLMPIASPAELWRETGRWDFYGKELLRFKDRHERDFCLGPTHEEVITDLFRREVRSYRQMPLNFYQIQTKFRDEIRPRFGLMRGREFIMKDAYSFDRDEAGARLNYQKMYDAYNRIFTRCGLTFRPVEADTGLIGGTSSHEFMVLAETGEETIVYSEDGTYAANVERAEVLPPDTADNSAHRPLTPVSTPNRRTVEEVTAFLKIEPRQLVKTLLYSTGKETVAVLVRGDHDVNEIKVKRLLGVPEIELLKPELVPGLTGAPVGFVGPVGLKQVRIIGDWAVKAMANFVVGANQTDTHFVDANWERDFKVDQFADLRNARAGDGSPRKDGTLKTAKGIEVGHVFMLGTKYSQAMKATFLDVQGQEQLAVMGCYGIGVSRTAAASVEQNHDAKGIKWPVPIAPFHVTLLPLSQSQPVTQLAETLYRTMQEAGIEVLWDDRDERAGVKFNDADLIGAPYHLVIGEKGLAQGQVELKLRHTGETQKVAPDQVLSLLSSFLKAAS, from the coding sequence ATGCGCGTTTCCGAAACCCTTATCCCCACATTGCGAGAAGATCCAGGCGAGGCTGAAACGGTCAGCCATCGCCTCATGCTGCGCGCCGGCCTGATCCGGAAAGTCGCAGCCGGCATCTACACCTATCTCCCGCTGGGCCTGCGAGTGCTCCGTAAAATCGAACGCATCGTTCGCGAAGAGATGAATCGGGCGGGAGCGCAGGAACTGCTCATGCCCATCGCCTCTCCGGCGGAGCTCTGGCGAGAAACCGGACGTTGGGACTTCTATGGCAAGGAGTTGCTGCGGTTCAAGGACCGGCACGAGCGCGATTTCTGTCTCGGACCGACACACGAGGAAGTGATCACCGATCTCTTCCGCCGGGAAGTTCGCTCCTACCGGCAGATGCCGTTGAATTTCTATCAGATTCAGACGAAATTCCGGGACGAGATCCGTCCACGCTTCGGATTGATGCGCGGCCGCGAATTCATCATGAAGGACGCGTACAGCTTCGATCGGGATGAAGCCGGGGCCAGGCTGAATTATCAAAAAATGTACGACGCGTACAACCGCATCTTCACGCGCTGCGGCCTCACCTTCCGTCCTGTGGAAGCCGACACCGGGTTGATCGGGGGCACGTCGTCCCATGAGTTCATGGTGCTGGCGGAGACCGGCGAGGAGACGATCGTCTATAGTGAAGACGGCACCTACGCCGCCAACGTCGAACGCGCCGAAGTCCTCCCTCCGGATACCGCTGACAATTCGGCTCACCGCCCGCTTACGCCGGTCTCAACCCCGAACCGACGAACCGTGGAGGAAGTCACGGCCTTCCTGAAAATTGAGCCGAGACAACTGGTCAAGACGCTGCTCTACAGCACGGGCAAAGAGACGGTCGCCGTCCTGGTCCGCGGCGATCATGACGTCAATGAGATCAAGGTCAAACGCCTCCTGGGTGTGCCGGAGATTGAACTGCTGAAACCCGAGCTGGTTCCCGGCCTCACGGGCGCGCCGGTCGGATTCGTTGGGCCGGTTGGGTTGAAGCAGGTCCGCATCATTGGCGACTGGGCCGTGAAAGCCATGGCCAACTTCGTCGTCGGAGCCAACCAGACCGACACCCATTTCGTAGACGCCAACTGGGAACGCGATTTCAAGGTGGATCAGTTTGCCGATCTCCGCAATGCACGCGCCGGTGATGGTTCACCCCGCAAAGACGGCACCCTGAAGACGGCCAAGGGCATCGAAGTCGGCCATGTCTTTATGTTGGGGACAAAATACAGCCAGGCGATGAAGGCCACCTTCCTGGATGTACAGGGACAGGAACAGTTGGCGGTCATGGGCTGCTACGGAATCGGCGTGAGCCGAACCGCTGCGGCTTCGGTTGAGCAGAATCACGATGCGAAAGGCATCAAGTGGCCGGTTCCCATCGCACCCTTCCATGTCACCCTGTTGCCGCTCAGCCAGTCTCAACCAGTCACGCAATTGGCCGAGACCCTCTATCGCACCATGCAGGAGGCCGGTATCGAAGTCTTGTGGGACGACCGCGACGAACGCGCCGGGGTCAAGTTCAACGACGCCGATCTGATCGGTGCCCCCTATCACTTGGTCATCGGGGAGAAAGGGTTGGCGCAAGGTCAGGTCGAGCTCAAGCTTCGTCATACCGGCGAGACTCAAAAAGTCGCTCCCGACCAGGTGCTCTCCCTGCTGTCCTCATTCCTGAAAGCCGCTTCCTAG
- the rseP gene encoding RIP metalloprotease RseP, with protein MGTAFAWSPDVVSLLTHWALPFLVVLGVLVAFHEMGHFLAARWVGVKVLKFSLGFGPKIFGRQIGETEYLLSVVPLGGYVKLFGEDEHETLTPEDKKRAFVHQSLWGKTLIVAAGPIFNFILAYLIYTAYIGLGYTLPVPSFKDIIPEVEAVLPGSPADQAGLKPGDRVIRVNEKEISTNAELLKYIAQSNGKQLTLDLTRGEQVKTVLVTPSKTTVQDNGKPTTVFQLGIEERAPVITAVIPGSRAQAAGLSAGDRVVRIDGHDIFTWSQMTALVRESPNRALQFDVQRGGSTQTLSVTPMGEKATVEGKPTEIGKIGISAQNQTILQTNEPLKAPWLGAQATWGWTELTVVGIYKIITGDISRKNIGGPLTIAKTAGDAAEQGTSSLVFLMAMLSINLGVLNLLPIPILDGGHLLFFFIEAIRRKPLEDRQRELAQQVGLVLLVGIMIFAFWNDIERLISP; from the coding sequence GTGGGAACAGCCTTTGCCTGGTCTCCTGATGTGGTGTCGCTTCTGACCCACTGGGCGCTTCCGTTCCTGGTGGTGTTGGGCGTCCTCGTCGCCTTTCACGAAATGGGACATTTTCTCGCTGCGCGCTGGGTCGGGGTGAAAGTCCTGAAGTTTTCGCTCGGGTTTGGGCCGAAGATTTTCGGGCGCCAGATCGGAGAAACGGAATATCTGTTATCGGTCGTGCCCCTGGGCGGATATGTGAAGCTCTTCGGCGAAGACGAGCACGAAACCCTGACGCCGGAAGACAAGAAACGGGCGTTTGTCCATCAGTCGCTGTGGGGCAAGACACTCATCGTCGCGGCCGGTCCGATCTTCAACTTCATCCTCGCCTATCTGATCTATACGGCCTATATCGGGCTCGGTTATACGCTGCCGGTCCCAAGCTTCAAGGACATCATTCCTGAAGTCGAAGCCGTACTCCCCGGATCACCGGCCGACCAAGCCGGTCTGAAGCCCGGCGACCGGGTCATCCGGGTGAACGAAAAAGAAATCTCGACGAACGCCGAACTCCTGAAATACATCGCTCAAAGCAACGGGAAACAGCTCACGCTGGACCTGACGCGCGGGGAACAGGTCAAAACGGTGCTGGTCACCCCGAGCAAAACGACCGTCCAGGACAACGGCAAACCAACAACCGTTTTCCAGCTTGGCATTGAGGAGCGGGCGCCGGTCATTACGGCCGTCATCCCCGGATCCCGCGCGCAGGCAGCAGGCCTGTCGGCAGGGGATCGTGTCGTCCGAATCGACGGACACGACATCTTCACCTGGTCGCAGATGACCGCCCTCGTGCGTGAAAGCCCGAACCGCGCACTCCAATTTGATGTTCAGCGGGGCGGTTCCACGCAGACGCTCTCCGTGACCCCGATGGGCGAAAAGGCCACCGTAGAGGGAAAGCCGACGGAGATCGGCAAGATCGGCATTTCCGCCCAAAACCAAACCATTCTCCAGACGAACGAACCGCTCAAGGCCCCGTGGCTGGGCGCGCAGGCCACCTGGGGATGGACCGAACTGACGGTGGTGGGCATCTACAAAATCATCACGGGAGATATCTCCCGCAAGAACATCGGCGGGCCGCTCACGATCGCAAAAACCGCAGGAGACGCCGCTGAGCAGGGGACCTCCAGCTTGGTGTTCTTGATGGCCATGCTGAGCATCAACCTGGGCGTGCTCAATCTGCTGCCCATTCCCATTTTGGACGGCGGCCATCTTTTATTTTTCTTTATTGAGGCCATTCGTAGAAAACCACTTGAAGATCGGCAGCGAGAACTGGCACAACAGGTGGGACTGGTTCTCCTGGTCGGCATCATGATTTTTGCGTTCTGGAACGATATCGAGCGGCTGATTTCCCCATAA
- a CDS encoding 1-deoxy-D-xylulose-5-phosphate reductoisomerase gives MKNIVILGSTGSIGTNTLDIVDRFPQEFRVVGLTAGSNDEKLEAQIRKFRPAFAALANEAAAARLRDRCTDLPVKILAGDEGVAEVAQSEDAELVISAIVGGAGLLPTLAAIRAGKQIALANKEPMVMAGALMQAEAKKHHVRIFPIDSEHSAIFQSLEGHRREDVKRIILTASGGPLWGFSREQLQDVSPERALQHPNWKMGSKITIDSATLMNKGLEVIEARWLFDIPETQIEVLVHRESIIHSLVEYRDRSVIAQLGLPDMRTPISYAMRYPERMPLDLPSLDLTEISTLTFFKPDHARFPCLQLGYEALRIGGTMPATMNAANEVAVEAFLQNGIRFLDIPEIIRSTMESHASRPIDGLDDALEADRWARDKAESLVHALTR, from the coding sequence ATGAAAAACATCGTCATTCTGGGTTCGACCGGCTCGATCGGAACGAACACGCTCGATATCGTGGACCGGTTTCCGCAAGAGTTTCGTGTGGTCGGCCTGACCGCCGGCTCGAACGACGAGAAACTCGAGGCGCAGATCCGCAAGTTCCGTCCTGCCTTCGCGGCGCTCGCCAACGAGGCGGCGGCGGCAAGATTGCGCGATCGATGCACCGACCTCCCCGTCAAGATTCTTGCCGGTGACGAAGGCGTGGCCGAAGTCGCGCAGTCAGAGGACGCTGAACTGGTCATTTCCGCCATCGTCGGCGGCGCAGGGCTACTTCCGACGCTGGCGGCCATTCGAGCCGGCAAACAGATCGCGCTCGCCAACAAGGAGCCGATGGTCATGGCCGGCGCATTGATGCAGGCGGAAGCCAAGAAACATCACGTCCGCATTTTCCCCATCGACAGCGAACATAGCGCCATCTTCCAGTCGCTCGAAGGACACCGGCGCGAGGACGTCAAACGTATCATTCTCACCGCCTCCGGCGGCCCGCTCTGGGGCTTCTCTCGCGAGCAACTCCAGGACGTCAGTCCCGAGCGCGCCCTGCAGCACCCGAACTGGAAAATGGGCTCCAAGATCACGATCGACTCGGCCACACTGATGAACAAAGGACTGGAAGTCATTGAGGCGCGCTGGCTCTTTGATATTCCGGAGACGCAGATCGAGGTCCTGGTGCACCGCGAGAGCATCATCCATTCTCTGGTAGAATACAGAGACCGGTCGGTGATTGCGCAGCTGGGCCTTCCCGACATGCGAACACCGATTTCTTATGCCATGCGGTATCCTGAACGGATGCCGTTAGACCTTCCCTCGCTCGATCTGACGGAGATCAGCACCTTAACGTTTTTCAAACCCGACCATGCTCGATTCCCCTGTTTGCAGCTCGGTTATGAGGCGTTACGGATCGGCGGAACCATGCCGGCCACGATGAATGCCGCCAACGAAGTGGCCGTGGAAGCATTCCTTCAGAACGGAATTCGTTTTCTCGATATTCCGGAGATTATTCGGAGTACAATGGAGTCTCATGCGTCGCGTCCGATCGACGGCCTCGACGATGCGCTGGAAGCCGATCGCTGGGCTCGCGACAAAGCCGAGTCTCTTGTGCATGCCTTGACGCGGTAA
- a CDS encoding phosphatidate cytidylyltransferase — MFLPIFYYLVHDLGPIAFLGLAAIAGMLAAGEFYRLHLGQAPWPWWCWLGVGATGLLIGGAQWPTVITDRAVLLGTLAIALCMPLVSGKSLRDSLTDGMVLIMGVLYLGLTLSYLVLTRGLPDGALLIFFVFLVTWAGDTGAYVAGKSMGRHALAPVISPKKTYEGLAGGLVLACVMAVVARAWFLPAFSLIDCLALGMILTITGLVGDLAESAMKRSAGFKDSGALIPGHGGMLDRLDSLLFTGPAFYYYVTIVNNG; from the coding sequence GTGTTTCTACCGATCTTTTATTACCTCGTTCACGATCTTGGCCCGATCGCGTTCTTGGGCCTGGCCGCCATTGCCGGCATGCTCGCAGCCGGGGAGTTTTATCGGCTCCATTTGGGACAGGCTCCTTGGCCATGGTGGTGCTGGCTGGGCGTCGGGGCGACTGGGCTCCTGATCGGCGGCGCGCAGTGGCCGACCGTCATCACCGACCGTGCAGTACTGCTCGGGACCCTGGCGATCGCGCTCTGCATGCCCCTGGTCTCAGGAAAGTCGCTGCGCGACTCGCTCACGGACGGGATGGTGCTGATCATGGGCGTACTCTATCTCGGCCTCACGCTCAGCTATCTTGTGCTCACGAGAGGGCTGCCCGACGGCGCCCTGCTGATTTTCTTTGTCTTCCTGGTCACGTGGGCCGGTGATACCGGCGCCTATGTGGCGGGAAAGTCCATGGGGCGGCACGCGCTGGCGCCGGTCATCAGCCCGAAAAAAACCTACGAGGGATTGGCCGGTGGCCTCGTCCTCGCCTGCGTGATGGCTGTCGTCGCGCGCGCCTGGTTCCTGCCCGCTTTCTCGTTGATCGATTGTCTGGCGCTCGGAATGATCCTTACCATTACCGGCCTCGTCGGCGACCTGGCGGAATCGGCGATGAAACGCAGCGCGGGATTCAAAGACTCCGGGGCCCTCATCCCGGGCCATGGAGGCATGCTGGACCGCCTGGATAGCCTCTTGTTCACCGGCCCGGCCTTTTACTACTATGTCACGATCGTCAACAACGGGTGA
- a CDS encoding isoprenyl transferase, with protein MNDSRSRDIEPAPDSDLLSQLEPDLLPKHLAVIMDGNGRWAELRGLPRIAGHQEGIKSVRELISLSLELGIKVLTIYAFSQENWNRPAQEITALMGLLEHYLSTERSSLVEKGVRFQTIGRVTALPPSALQWVRTTEQETAHLDKLILNVALSYGGRAELVDAAKELARAVQSGRLSPDQIDEQAMQQALYTHNLPDPDLLIRTSGETRISNFLLWQLAYTELYFTPTLWPDFRRRETLVALIEYQRRERRFGRVLSSVSS; from the coding sequence ATGAACGATTCTCGATCACGCGATATCGAGCCTGCCCCCGACTCTGATCTGCTCTCGCAACTCGAACCGGACCTGCTGCCGAAACATCTGGCCGTGATTATGGACGGCAACGGCCGTTGGGCCGAGCTACGGGGTCTCCCGCGCATTGCCGGACACCAGGAAGGCATCAAGTCCGTGCGGGAATTGATCTCCCTTTCTTTGGAGCTGGGGATCAAGGTCCTCACGATTTATGCGTTTTCGCAGGAAAATTGGAACCGGCCCGCCCAGGAAATCACCGCGTTGATGGGCCTGCTGGAACATTATTTGTCCACGGAGCGATCCAGCCTGGTTGAAAAGGGCGTGCGCTTTCAGACCATCGGCCGGGTCACAGCCCTTCCCCCGTCCGCGTTACAATGGGTCCGCACGACGGAGCAGGAAACCGCCCACTTGGACAAACTCATCCTCAATGTGGCCTTGAGCTACGGTGGCCGTGCCGAACTGGTCGATGCCGCCAAAGAACTCGCCCGGGCCGTGCAGAGCGGCCGGCTTTCACCGGATCAGATCGATGAACAGGCCATGCAACAGGCCCTATACACCCACAACCTTCCCGATCCGGACCTCCTGATCCGCACCAGCGGCGAAACGCGCATCAGCAATTTCCTGTTGTGGCAACTGGCCTATACGGAACTGTACTTCACCCCGACACTCTGGCCTGATTTCCGGCGGCGCGAAACGTTGGTCGCGCTGATCGAATACCAGCGGCGCGAACGCCGCTTCGGCCGGGTGCTCAGCAGCGTCTCCTCCTAG